The sequence GTCTTCTGAACTGACTTGTAATAAATTTGACTTCATCTGCAATTAACGCAAAAGCTTCAACTTCTGTTAATGCTTTTACAGTTCGGGTTGATGGTGGTAAGTTAGATGCTGATTTTGGGTCTAGGGCCCACGTTAAAAGCTCTTCACCACAAAAATCGCCTTCTTTTAAGAAACCGCGATTGAAGAACCCGCTTCTGCCACCATCTGTTGTGACACTTTCTAATCTGCCACGGATGATGAACAGCATTTCGTCAACAGGGTCCCCTTCTCTTAATACGTATGTCGTTTCTGTGTACAGACTCGGCTTAAGACGCTCACATATAGCGTCTAGTAATCGTTCATCCATATTTGCAAACAGTGGCACCTGCACGGGTATAAACAGGATTAATCGTTTGATCCATATGGTAGGTAGATATGTAACATGTCTAAGTAGAGGTGGCAAAACGGGTGGGTTATACAGGCTTGATAATAGGTGAAATCAGATTAAAGTTGAGATGGGTCATTTCAAACAAAGGTGTTAAAAATGGTGTAATTTGCAAATGAGTAGTAGGTACATACCCTTTTAACTAAATTCAAACAAAGGTGTCTTTTAATATCCCTCCTGAGATCTTTTGGTAGACTCTGAACCAAACTCTCTTCATCCACACCTCTTGTTTCCAACCATTTGTATTGATCATATCGACGTACTCTTTCTTTTAGTTCTTGAGGAAGTAACCTATGATGCATCCATTGTTCCGAATCTCGCCTTTTTATCCTCATCTCCTCCAAACGAACCGAAAGTGATTGGAGATAAGTCTGTTGACAAAACAAATGTGTCTTGTTATGACTACAATATGGGCAGGTTTAACATATTTAAATTAGTCAACatgtcaagtatgatcaatcaaatatataatataatattattgattattgatgataataataatataactgttGAATAAAATGACTTGGAAGATTTGATGTTCTAAAAGCTACAGTATGGAAGCTTGATTATATTCTGCCCTTCTGTCTAATTTCTTTGCTTTTACCATTAGACATGAATATAACTTGAATAAGCTCGTTTAATAAGTAAATGGGTCAATATTACTACCTGTAATATTTCGAATAAAGAAGTGAGAGTCACTTTCTTACCTGCATGTTGCCAATAAGAAGGGCAAATAAAATGAGCCCAGAAATTGCGATTATGATTGAGAATATTATCTCTTTAGCATAGGTGCTGGTTTCGAGTCCCTGGCCGAGTGTACTGCAGCAGTATCGTGTAAAATCAAAACTCGTAAGTACACATTTCACTTGTTTATAGATACAATGTAGCATTTGAGGCTCATTTATAAACAGAGTACAATTGTATCAGTTTTGTAATAATAATTTGATGCGTAACTTATTTGTTAAAAATTTAGAAAGTAAATTTACTTGCCTCAAGTTTCTTAAGCCCCACCACAAACAATAGCAGTATTTAGATATAAAATGTTCAGATGAATCAACTTGCGATTGCACCGCTTGTAAGTAAATCCCATAATCGAATTCTCCATACGCCTCGTTTTCAACACAGTGTTCATCGAGTGTCGTCTTACTAACTTCCGCCCAAGCTTTATACCCATCTGTTTTTTCATGTCCACAATACAGATACTCTATTTCACATTTACCTTCCTTTATACAAGCTTGCTCCCAACAAGAACTTTTACGTTCTACCGCTAACATATACCAGAACGCCCCAAAAATCTGTTAAAATAGCTTATATCATATAACTAGATTGCTCATATCATAACATCTTTCTTGAAAAGTAAgcttaacttaatctttataagtttTCAAAAGTGATGTATTGACTGGGATCGATAAAACTTACGTGACCAGCAAGAACAAACCAAACTAAATAATACACTGCACCAGCCCAAGCTGTTTCAGTAATGACACCAACAGTCTTTTTAAGCTCTGAAAATAGCGGTAAGATACGAACGGATCTAGGAATGTATTGTACGATCACAATCCACAGTAAAATATTTTTTGTACCCAACACACCCGAACCATGCGACTGATGAAAAAACCTCCACACCACAATCTGCACAAAATCATCAAAAAATGTCAATTCGGTACCTCATTTGAAGAGTGTTAAAGATAAGCACCTTTTAATAACTCGTCCAAAACACCCTATAAAGTAAAGTTGTAAGGTTTTCCATGTTCGGGTTACTCGGGAAGGGCGAGTAATCTGACCTCATACTCTACTGTACGCAGCCCATTAGGAATACTAtatggctgtttccaacccttccatGGCCACCCCATCATGGAACACCCTTTAAAACGGAGAAAAAAATAACGCAAAGAGTAAATTACTTAGTTGGTCCTTGTCGACGGTCCTTTAATAAGAAACTTGTTACCTAGACGGTCGATTAATCAAATTAACGTTAATAATTTAAATGTTGATAATTTAGATTAAAGGACTATCTGGGCAACATGTTATAGATAAAGGACTATCTAGGTAATAAGTTTTTAAATAAAGGACTATCAACATAATTAATCAAGTTAAAAGGACCAACTCAGTAGTTTTGATATAACTATAAGGACTAACGAAGTAATTTACTCTAACACATATAACAGAGGTTAACCTGTGGTAAAGGTAGCACAGATAGAAGGTCAACTACAAAATAACGTTGCATATAACGCCTTGCTATTTGAGCAGGATCAATAACAAGTTCACCACGTCCGAAAACTCGAGATGACGGTGCAATATATGCTGTACGAAACTGGAGACCGATACGAACAAGGTAGAAAATATCAACTATAGTCCTCACAGTTGTAATTGAATGTGCTAAACTTTTGTGTATTTTTAAGCATCTTTCTTTATTATGATAAACAGGGATATAAAAGAACAAAGGATCTACATATACTGCAAGAATGCAAGATAACACCAAAAGCTTGTTCCATATCAAAAGATTCTTGTCTTGCGGATCGATTATTTTTTTCTCCGACACTTTCAGATCTTCGGAGAAAACTGCACGTGTGACTCCGGTTTTTAAACTTTGACCAAAATTTATTAGCCCTTCGGACCCTCGTCTCATTCCTAACTTTATCGACTTGGATGCAGTTGGACGAGGAGGAACAGTATTGTTCGCTCCTTCTATATTGAACCCACACCTCTTCATCATAACTGGTATTCGAAGAATATATACACAAATCTCAAATCCAGATCATACAACCGAATAATAATTGGGTGCCTATATATGTTGCTTTGTAACAACTGTCAAATACTTTTAGAATTTTCCAATCATCACAAACATGACATTCACAATCTTCAACTAGCCGAATATTCTGATTGACATCTATTAATTGTTTTCGAGATGTATCTAGGCGCTTATATTACACGATGATGAACGCCAAATTACAAACGTGAATATCACCTGATGAAACAAGAGAAGCAATAATGCAATCTCTTCAGCAGACAATCAACAATCCATGTTATTAATTAATCTGTATTATTAAATTACAAATAAAAATGAAGCTTTTTAGTCATTAATTCAGCTGAAAATACACTATTGTAATAATATGAAAAATCATGTAACAGCTAGAAATTTACCTGAATCATATGACAGGATTTAAAATGGGGATGTATCTCTAAATCACGCAAGAAAATGTATATTCTGTAGATGAAGAAATTCGCCAAGTTCATGTAACAGCGGGACGAAAATTGAGAATAAAAAATTAGCAAAATTAGCAACGTTGCACAGATTTAACATTTTTAGATCAAAATGGAGGAATTCATTTACCTTTAAGATTATCTGTTTATTGTGTTCAGAAGGGATCGAAATCAAAACGAAACTAGGGTTTCACACGCGTGAGATGCAGATGAGAGTTTATTTTGGGGAAATAATTTGGCGCGTAAAAAAGGGGGAAATTGCTGACAGAAAATATCAAGAGGTGTTAACGGGAGTATTTCCCGCTAAATATGGTTAGCCGTTGGTTAATATCTTTATATCTCAATTTATTTATAGGGTAATAAAAATGGATTTTGCTTACGATTAAATAACATGGTATAGATTTTATATACTTCAATACCTAATTTGAGCTTGTAAgtgataaattaaatataaaaaattaaGAAGTATTAGGTTCGAATCATGTCTATAACAAATATTTAGTGGTGGTCGGGGATGAGTTGAAAACAGCCACGGAGTAATCCTACTAGTCTGCGTACACCAGAATATGTGGTCGGATTACTTGCCCTTCCAGGTAGCCAAAACAAAAAAAACACCTTATAACTTTTACCTTTTTACCTTTTTCTATTAATTAATTGAGGATTCACAATAAGAAGAAATTGTTGTGTTTCTAAACTTTATTATCATGTATGGTTGAAAACATTTAGAGTTGTTATTAAATTGTTTTTATGCAATAATAGTAGTATATTTGTAAGTTAGATTGTACTTTTTTTCATAGAATAAAGTAGTTATTTAGAATGTACAATTAAaacttatatgtataaatttttaaatgaCAACTTTCAGAGTTGTTATTAACATTGTCTTTTTTCATCACCAATCATACGCATTTTTTTGGTGAGATTGGGAGTAAAATTTACAAACCGCACCATCTTTGAAATATTTAAATACGCTAGAAACAAGTCTaaagttttgttagttttaatataaataaataaatagttttttttattaaatataaacaatataaaaattaaaaagaaGCTCCTTCATTGTTTTGATACTTAGCATGACTTGAAAAGCATAACATTTCCTCATGTACTAATTACCAGTGTGATGTAAAAGTCGGCCGATTTGACTAACACATTGGTCGACGCGTCATTTTTTAGGCATGGTCCATGCGTCGTGGCTAAAAAACGGTCAAcagtaaaaagtcggtcaaagtcgaaAAAAGTCACAAATTCGGAAAAGTCAGTCAAattcggtcaaagtcggtcaaaggtggtcaaagtcggtcaaagtaaaaaagtattatattgttaattgttcatgtttattgtaaatataattaatattttaagatTCGATTTctctataatattatatattatacgagtatataatagatatatatttaataaaactattttaaaaagtcaatgTTGATCAACGTCCAACACGTCCCCGTCTCGACCGACTCGTCCTGTCAAGATCTCGACCGACACGTCTGCGACTTATGTGTTTTACAACCTTGGTAATTATCATAGAAGTTTTATTGTTTACACCGGTAGGTCTTTTTACAATTTCTCCTTTTTTTTCCTCTTTTTACTAAGTCGTTGACATCATCATGATGTCATCTATACTAAAAAAAATTTCCTTTTTTTTCCTCAACGAGATGAGATCCATATTTAACTAGTTGCTTCAAAATATCAGCTTATCGAAATTACCATGTCACTTTAGCTTAATGATACCATTCTCTCATCTCCAGATAATGGTTAGAGTACGGACATATGACGTATTTGAGACATGGTACATTACATATGTAGTTTGGTTCGCAATTGTGTGACAAGTGTGGTGGGCGTTTTGatattcatcatctttttttttttttattactccgtaatttttgtttattttttattAGTGATATGCGTTGTTACGGAGTACCTATTAATGTTTGAGTTACTAGAAAATAAATGGCATGTTGTAAAGATATCAAACCACATTtggttatattttttaaaaaaataagctTTTGTTTGCATAGTATGTTGTATATGTTGTATTTGGTTATAACTATTAGGCTATAATTATTGGTACGAGTCAAGAACTCAAGTCCGATTGTGAGATtttgttgggaagttatcccacatcgatcATGGATAAAAACAAATAtatgcatataagtcaaaggggaagtctctctatcaccaattggttttagaaaatgtgttttttttttcaaaatgccATTACATAAATGCAATATCTATTCCGTATATGCAATCGCAAACACCCTCGATATCATACAAAAATAACGAATGCTAGATGTTTAAATATAAAACCTTAGTTATTATAAGTGGATATTGGAGTAAATGGTAAACATATCTATGAAGCATTTTGCGTCGGTATGTTTTAGCAATAATAGAGTTTGATTATGATTCAAATCTCATTTTGGATACACATAATGATATAAATTACCTTTTAATTGGTCCTTTTGTGTACTAGTAGTAGCTTTCATGCAAAATTAAAGAAGCTTTATAGAAAGTATATAAGGAGCCATGGTGTTGGCTTTAATGGAGTTCCTTTTCTTTGCCAATCTAATTAACCTAAAAGTATATAATGTGCCAAAACTTTTTCTTGATGATTTTGAAAACAATATGATTAAGAAACAAATCAATCATACTCATAAGCCAAATCAAAAAGGCTAACCATAAAAAGGAAGTGATGAATTATGCTTTTAGATCTCATTTCTGGTATATTCACCCATTTACTAAAGGCATGTGAGTAAAATAATAGGTGCACGCAAGTATAACCTTCTTTGTCTCAAAGTTTTAGTTTTGACCTCCAAAAATATTCAAAAACACCAATATGGAGCGATAATGATGATGCAAAAATTAATACGTAGTAGTTAATAGTGTAATTAACAGAGAATTTTTTTAAACTTGCTATTGAAGTAGTCTTTAACACACATAAAATATTTTACATATTGATAGATTATTAATTTTATAGTTTTAGATATTCAATTGTACAATACGATTTTACGAATTTACATGTTACGACAACTTTAAATGATACActcactttttaataataataataatcttgacaaaAAAAACTTATAATAAAGAATCTTTTGTCAAACatctattgatattgatattttcaTACAAAACGGAGAGTAAAATATAAACCCTACCATGTTGTTTTGTTAGCTACTTCCAAAGCATATAGAAAGTAGCCTTACGATCGATCTATACATGTACTTGTTAGTCGGCCCTTTTGAAATATTGTACTCCGTATCAATTTCGGATATATACTTTTTAAAGATAACCAGACGTAAGGATGACAATGAATCGGATATAGATCGGGTAATGacgtattcatatccatttaaattatgtttatccatatccatattcatttaatttCACTTCATCCACTCATATCCATATCCACTGTATTAAGCGGGTTAATGAATATCCAt comes from Rutidosis leptorrhynchoides isolate AG116_Rl617_1_P2 chromosome 4, CSIRO_AGI_Rlap_v1, whole genome shotgun sequence and encodes:
- the LOC139839427 gene encoding putative cyclic nucleotide-gated ion channel 8 yields the protein MMKRCGFNIEGANNTVPPRPTASKSIKLGMRRGSEGLINFGQSLKTGVTRAVFSEDLKVSEKKIIDPQDKNLLIWNKLLVLSCILAVYVDPLFFYIPVYHNKERCLKIHKSLAHSITTVRTIVDIFYLVRIGLQFRTAYIAPSSRVFGRGELVIDPAQIARRYMQRYFVVDLLSVLPLPQIVVWRFFHQSHGSGVLGTKNILLWIVIVQYIPRSVRILPLFSELKKTVGVITETAWAGAVYYLVWFVLAGHIFGAFWYMLAVERKSSCWEQACIKEGKCEIEYLYCGHEKTDGYKAWAEVSKTTLDEHCVENEAYGEFDYGIYLQAVQSQVDSSEHFISKYCYCLWWGLRNLSTLGQGLETSTYAKEIIFSIIIAISGLILFALLIGNMQTYLQSLSVRLEEMRIKRRDSEQWMHHRLLPQELKERVRRYDQYKWLETRGVDEESLVQSLPKDLRRDIKRHLCLNLVKRVPLFANMDERLLDAICERLKPSLYTETTYVLREGDPVDEMLFIIRGRLESVTTDGGRSGFFNRGFLKEGDFCGEELLTWALDPKSASNLPPSTRTVKALTEVEAFALIADEVKFITSQFRRLHSRQVQHTFRFYSQQWRTWAASFIQAAWRRYSRRKLLELNREEEDEENDYDDDNEDDEINEESALIKGRASSFGATMYASRFAANAMKRMQRKRGVSTGFISLQKPSEPDFNVD